One genomic window of Brienomyrus brachyistius isolate T26 chromosome 16, BBRACH_0.4, whole genome shotgun sequence includes the following:
- the hspbap1 gene encoding HSPB1-associated protein 1 homolog isoform X2, whose amino-acid sequence MCDSSFSGHVGTAVAVSSSDALNQPYLAVILFMLEKILVIICWHDLKSRKHTICTFKFCKSMEPKPFTPEEARQILESLEKPAVFLDMTAGWPSLGWTAEHLAHVLGEKTVQFRVGKRQDDRKPLFETQCSYVEATVWEFLSWTKGQGPCPGPFSDFPRSEYWAYADYKYIAVLFQHKPAMFQDVPWSDFGFPGRNGRESTLWVGSDGANTPCHQDTYGCNLVLQVQGRKKWYLFPVGDTCHLYPTRIPYEESSVFSQVDITRPDMRRFPAFARARAHVVTLQPGQVLFVPRHWWHYVESLDPVTVSINSWIEMEADDTARVGEALTRTVVCALKTLPSPDNVDEWLNPTEVDVPTYGENLRDLSLAVQACTTRRGGDSSGPVKRDAQGLPKHSAPPAGPLQHCPPDVIPFGPHLVPVGQESADASLDEGPQSVNEEADKLTEVTGPRALSTNDLLEALVHPDVIALAAKLIVGRHGCG is encoded by the exons ATGTGCGACAGTAGCTTCAGCGGACACGTGGGGACTGCAGTTGCCGTGAGCTCTTCAGATGCTTTAAATCAGCCTTATCTCGCCGTCATTTTGTTTATGTTAGAGaaaatattagtaattatttgCTGGCATGATCTGAAATCACGTAAACATACGATATGTACATTTAAATTCTGTAAAT CGATGGAGCCCAAGCCGTTTACCCCCGAAGAGGCGCGGCAGATATTAGAATCTCTGGAGAAACCGGCCGTCTTCCTCGACATGACCGCCGGCTGGCCGTCGCTCGGGTGGACAGCAGAGCACCTAGCCCATGTCCTGGGGGAGAAGACAGTCCAATTTCGCGTAGGAAAAAGGCAAGATGACAGAA AGCCCTTGTTTGAAACACAGTGCTCATACGTAGAGGCCACAGTGTGGGAGTTCTTGTCTTGGACCAAAGGCCAGGGACCGTGTCCAGGCCCGTTTTCCGACTTCCCCCGCTCAGAGTACTGGGCTTATGCTGACTACAAGTACATCGCTGTTCTCTTCCAGCACAAACCCGCAATGTTCCAG GATGTGCCGTGGTCCGACTTCGGCTTCCCTGGTCGGAATGGACGGGAGAGCACCCTGTGGGTCGGCTCGGACGGTGCCAACACCCCCTGCCACCAGGACACTTACGGTTGCAACCTGGTTTTGCAGGTCCAAGGAAG GAAAAAATGGTACCTGTTTCCAGTTGGGGACACATGCCATCTGTACCCGACCCGGATCCCATACGAGGAGTCCAGCGTCTTCAGTCAGGTGGACATCACACGGCCCGACATGCGGCGGTTTCCCGCTTTTGCTAGAGCCAGGGCCCACGTGGTCACTCTGCAGCCGGGACAG GTACTGTTTGTCCCCAGGCACTGGTGGCATTATGTGGAGTCACTGGACCCCGTGACAGTCAGCATAAACTCCTGGATTGAGATG GAAGCTGACGACACCGCGCGAGTCGGCGAGGCCCTCACCAGGACCGTCGTCTGCGCGTTAAAAACCCTGCCCAGCCCTGACAACGTCGACGAGTGGCTCAATCCCACTGAG GTCGATGTCCCCACATACGGAGAGAACCTGCGGGATCTCAGCCTGGCTGTACAGGCGTGCACGACGCGTCGGGGTGGTGACAGCTCAGGGCCTGTGAAACGGGATGCCCAGGGGCTGCCCAAACACagtgcgccccctgcaggtccctTACAGCACTGCCCGCCAGATGTCATCCCCTTTGGACCTCACCTCGTGCCGGTTGGTCAGGAGAGTGCAGACGCGTCTTTAGATGAAGGGCCTCAAAGCGTGAATGAGGAGGCGGACAAACTCACTGAGGTTACTGGACCCAGAGCCCTCTCCACCAATGACCTGTTGGAGGCACTG
- the hspbap1 gene encoding HSPB1-associated protein 1 homolog isoform X5, whose translation MEPKPFTPEEARQILESLEKPAVFLDMTAGWPSLGWTAEHLAHVLGEKTVQFRVGKRQDDRKPLFETQCSYVEATVWEFLSWTKGQGPCPGPFSDFPRSEYWAYADYKYIAVLFQHKPAMFQDVPWSDFGFPGRNGRESTLWVGSDGANTPCHQDTYGCNLVLQVQGRKKWYLFPVGDTCHLYPTRIPYEESSVFSQVDITRPDMRRFPAFARARAHVVTLQPGQVLFVPRHWWHYVESLDPVTVSINSWIEMEADDTARVGEALTRTVVCALKTLPSPDNVDEWLNPTEVDVPTYGENLRDLSLAVQACTTRRGGDSSGPVKRDAQGLPKHSAPPAGPLQHCPPDVIPFGPHLVPVGQESADASLDEGPQSVNEEADKLTEVTGPRALSTNDLLEALVHPDVIALAAKLIVGRHGCG comes from the exons ATGGAGCCCAAGCCGTTTACCCCCGAAGAGGCGCGGCAGATATTAGAATCTCTGGAGAAACCGGCCGTCTTCCTCGACATGACCGCCGGCTGGCCGTCGCTCGGGTGGACAGCAGAGCACCTAGCCCATGTCCTGGGGGAGAAGACAGTCCAATTTCGCGTAGGAAAAAGGCAAGATGACAGAA AGCCCTTGTTTGAAACACAGTGCTCATACGTAGAGGCCACAGTGTGGGAGTTCTTGTCTTGGACCAAAGGCCAGGGACCGTGTCCAGGCCCGTTTTCCGACTTCCCCCGCTCAGAGTACTGGGCTTATGCTGACTACAAGTACATCGCTGTTCTCTTCCAGCACAAACCCGCAATGTTCCAG GATGTGCCGTGGTCCGACTTCGGCTTCCCTGGTCGGAATGGACGGGAGAGCACCCTGTGGGTCGGCTCGGACGGTGCCAACACCCCCTGCCACCAGGACACTTACGGTTGCAACCTGGTTTTGCAGGTCCAAGGAAG GAAAAAATGGTACCTGTTTCCAGTTGGGGACACATGCCATCTGTACCCGACCCGGATCCCATACGAGGAGTCCAGCGTCTTCAGTCAGGTGGACATCACACGGCCCGACATGCGGCGGTTTCCCGCTTTTGCTAGAGCCAGGGCCCACGTGGTCACTCTGCAGCCGGGACAG GTACTGTTTGTCCCCAGGCACTGGTGGCATTATGTGGAGTCACTGGACCCCGTGACAGTCAGCATAAACTCCTGGATTGAGATG GAAGCTGACGACACCGCGCGAGTCGGCGAGGCCCTCACCAGGACCGTCGTCTGCGCGTTAAAAACCCTGCCCAGCCCTGACAACGTCGACGAGTGGCTCAATCCCACTGAG GTCGATGTCCCCACATACGGAGAGAACCTGCGGGATCTCAGCCTGGCTGTACAGGCGTGCACGACGCGTCGGGGTGGTGACAGCTCAGGGCCTGTGAAACGGGATGCCCAGGGGCTGCCCAAACACagtgcgccccctgcaggtccctTACAGCACTGCCCGCCAGATGTCATCCCCTTTGGACCTCACCTCGTGCCGGTTGGTCAGGAGAGTGCAGACGCGTCTTTAGATGAAGGGCCTCAAAGCGTGAATGAGGAGGCGGACAAACTCACTGAGGTTACTGGACCCAGAGCCCTCTCCACCAATGACCTGTTGGAGGCACTG
- the hspbap1 gene encoding HSPB1-associated protein 1 homolog isoform X4, with the protein MGSLLNETKLAMIGIITHRLTTMEPKPFTPEEARQILESLEKPAVFLDMTAGWPSLGWTAEHLAHVLGEKTVQFRVGKRQDDRKPLFETQCSYVEATVWEFLSWTKGQGPCPGPFSDFPRSEYWAYADYKYIAVLFQHKPAMFQDVPWSDFGFPGRNGRESTLWVGSDGANTPCHQDTYGCNLVLQVQGRKKWYLFPVGDTCHLYPTRIPYEESSVFSQVDITRPDMRRFPAFARARAHVVTLQPGQVLFVPRHWWHYVESLDPVTVSINSWIEMEADDTARVGEALTRTVVCALKTLPSPDNVDEWLNPTEVDVPTYGENLRDLSLAVQACTTRRGGDSSGPVKRDAQGLPKHSAPPAGPLQHCPPDVIPFGPHLVPVGQESADASLDEGPQSVNEEADKLTEVTGPRALSTNDLLEALVHPDVIALAAKLIVGRHGCG; encoded by the exons ATGGGTTCCCTGCTTAATGAAACAAAGCTGGCCATGATTGGAATTATCACTCATCGATTGACAA CGATGGAGCCCAAGCCGTTTACCCCCGAAGAGGCGCGGCAGATATTAGAATCTCTGGAGAAACCGGCCGTCTTCCTCGACATGACCGCCGGCTGGCCGTCGCTCGGGTGGACAGCAGAGCACCTAGCCCATGTCCTGGGGGAGAAGACAGTCCAATTTCGCGTAGGAAAAAGGCAAGATGACAGAA AGCCCTTGTTTGAAACACAGTGCTCATACGTAGAGGCCACAGTGTGGGAGTTCTTGTCTTGGACCAAAGGCCAGGGACCGTGTCCAGGCCCGTTTTCCGACTTCCCCCGCTCAGAGTACTGGGCTTATGCTGACTACAAGTACATCGCTGTTCTCTTCCAGCACAAACCCGCAATGTTCCAG GATGTGCCGTGGTCCGACTTCGGCTTCCCTGGTCGGAATGGACGGGAGAGCACCCTGTGGGTCGGCTCGGACGGTGCCAACACCCCCTGCCACCAGGACACTTACGGTTGCAACCTGGTTTTGCAGGTCCAAGGAAG GAAAAAATGGTACCTGTTTCCAGTTGGGGACACATGCCATCTGTACCCGACCCGGATCCCATACGAGGAGTCCAGCGTCTTCAGTCAGGTGGACATCACACGGCCCGACATGCGGCGGTTTCCCGCTTTTGCTAGAGCCAGGGCCCACGTGGTCACTCTGCAGCCGGGACAG GTACTGTTTGTCCCCAGGCACTGGTGGCATTATGTGGAGTCACTGGACCCCGTGACAGTCAGCATAAACTCCTGGATTGAGATG GAAGCTGACGACACCGCGCGAGTCGGCGAGGCCCTCACCAGGACCGTCGTCTGCGCGTTAAAAACCCTGCCCAGCCCTGACAACGTCGACGAGTGGCTCAATCCCACTGAG GTCGATGTCCCCACATACGGAGAGAACCTGCGGGATCTCAGCCTGGCTGTACAGGCGTGCACGACGCGTCGGGGTGGTGACAGCTCAGGGCCTGTGAAACGGGATGCCCAGGGGCTGCCCAAACACagtgcgccccctgcaggtccctTACAGCACTGCCCGCCAGATGTCATCCCCTTTGGACCTCACCTCGTGCCGGTTGGTCAGGAGAGTGCAGACGCGTCTTTAGATGAAGGGCCTCAAAGCGTGAATGAGGAGGCGGACAAACTCACTGAGGTTACTGGACCCAGAGCCCTCTCCACCAATGACCTGTTGGAGGCACTG
- the hspbap1 gene encoding HSPB1-associated protein 1 homolog isoform X3 has translation MGSLLNETKLAMIGIITHRLTTAMEPKPFTPEEARQILESLEKPAVFLDMTAGWPSLGWTAEHLAHVLGEKTVQFRVGKRQDDRKPLFETQCSYVEATVWEFLSWTKGQGPCPGPFSDFPRSEYWAYADYKYIAVLFQHKPAMFQDVPWSDFGFPGRNGRESTLWVGSDGANTPCHQDTYGCNLVLQVQGRKKWYLFPVGDTCHLYPTRIPYEESSVFSQVDITRPDMRRFPAFARARAHVVTLQPGQVLFVPRHWWHYVESLDPVTVSINSWIEMEADDTARVGEALTRTVVCALKTLPSPDNVDEWLNPTEVDVPTYGENLRDLSLAVQACTTRRGGDSSGPVKRDAQGLPKHSAPPAGPLQHCPPDVIPFGPHLVPVGQESADASLDEGPQSVNEEADKLTEVTGPRALSTNDLLEALVHPDVIALAAKLIVGRHGCG, from the exons ATGGGTTCCCTGCTTAATGAAACAAAGCTGGCCATGATTGGAATTATCACTCATCGATTGACAA CAGCGATGGAGCCCAAGCCGTTTACCCCCGAAGAGGCGCGGCAGATATTAGAATCTCTGGAGAAACCGGCCGTCTTCCTCGACATGACCGCCGGCTGGCCGTCGCTCGGGTGGACAGCAGAGCACCTAGCCCATGTCCTGGGGGAGAAGACAGTCCAATTTCGCGTAGGAAAAAGGCAAGATGACAGAA AGCCCTTGTTTGAAACACAGTGCTCATACGTAGAGGCCACAGTGTGGGAGTTCTTGTCTTGGACCAAAGGCCAGGGACCGTGTCCAGGCCCGTTTTCCGACTTCCCCCGCTCAGAGTACTGGGCTTATGCTGACTACAAGTACATCGCTGTTCTCTTCCAGCACAAACCCGCAATGTTCCAG GATGTGCCGTGGTCCGACTTCGGCTTCCCTGGTCGGAATGGACGGGAGAGCACCCTGTGGGTCGGCTCGGACGGTGCCAACACCCCCTGCCACCAGGACACTTACGGTTGCAACCTGGTTTTGCAGGTCCAAGGAAG GAAAAAATGGTACCTGTTTCCAGTTGGGGACACATGCCATCTGTACCCGACCCGGATCCCATACGAGGAGTCCAGCGTCTTCAGTCAGGTGGACATCACACGGCCCGACATGCGGCGGTTTCCCGCTTTTGCTAGAGCCAGGGCCCACGTGGTCACTCTGCAGCCGGGACAG GTACTGTTTGTCCCCAGGCACTGGTGGCATTATGTGGAGTCACTGGACCCCGTGACAGTCAGCATAAACTCCTGGATTGAGATG GAAGCTGACGACACCGCGCGAGTCGGCGAGGCCCTCACCAGGACCGTCGTCTGCGCGTTAAAAACCCTGCCCAGCCCTGACAACGTCGACGAGTGGCTCAATCCCACTGAG GTCGATGTCCCCACATACGGAGAGAACCTGCGGGATCTCAGCCTGGCTGTACAGGCGTGCACGACGCGTCGGGGTGGTGACAGCTCAGGGCCTGTGAAACGGGATGCCCAGGGGCTGCCCAAACACagtgcgccccctgcaggtccctTACAGCACTGCCCGCCAGATGTCATCCCCTTTGGACCTCACCTCGTGCCGGTTGGTCAGGAGAGTGCAGACGCGTCTTTAGATGAAGGGCCTCAAAGCGTGAATGAGGAGGCGGACAAACTCACTGAGGTTACTGGACCCAGAGCCCTCTCCACCAATGACCTGTTGGAGGCACTG
- the hspbap1 gene encoding HSPB1-associated protein 1 homolog isoform X1, with product MCDSSFSGHVGTAVAVSSSDALNQPYLAVILFMLEKILVIICWHDLKSRKHTICTFKFCKSAMEPKPFTPEEARQILESLEKPAVFLDMTAGWPSLGWTAEHLAHVLGEKTVQFRVGKRQDDRKPLFETQCSYVEATVWEFLSWTKGQGPCPGPFSDFPRSEYWAYADYKYIAVLFQHKPAMFQDVPWSDFGFPGRNGRESTLWVGSDGANTPCHQDTYGCNLVLQVQGRKKWYLFPVGDTCHLYPTRIPYEESSVFSQVDITRPDMRRFPAFARARAHVVTLQPGQVLFVPRHWWHYVESLDPVTVSINSWIEMEADDTARVGEALTRTVVCALKTLPSPDNVDEWLNPTEVDVPTYGENLRDLSLAVQACTTRRGGDSSGPVKRDAQGLPKHSAPPAGPLQHCPPDVIPFGPHLVPVGQESADASLDEGPQSVNEEADKLTEVTGPRALSTNDLLEALVHPDVIALAAKLIVGRHGCG from the exons ATGTGCGACAGTAGCTTCAGCGGACACGTGGGGACTGCAGTTGCCGTGAGCTCTTCAGATGCTTTAAATCAGCCTTATCTCGCCGTCATTTTGTTTATGTTAGAGaaaatattagtaattatttgCTGGCATGATCTGAAATCACGTAAACATACGATATGTACATTTAAATTCTGTAAAT CAGCGATGGAGCCCAAGCCGTTTACCCCCGAAGAGGCGCGGCAGATATTAGAATCTCTGGAGAAACCGGCCGTCTTCCTCGACATGACCGCCGGCTGGCCGTCGCTCGGGTGGACAGCAGAGCACCTAGCCCATGTCCTGGGGGAGAAGACAGTCCAATTTCGCGTAGGAAAAAGGCAAGATGACAGAA AGCCCTTGTTTGAAACACAGTGCTCATACGTAGAGGCCACAGTGTGGGAGTTCTTGTCTTGGACCAAAGGCCAGGGACCGTGTCCAGGCCCGTTTTCCGACTTCCCCCGCTCAGAGTACTGGGCTTATGCTGACTACAAGTACATCGCTGTTCTCTTCCAGCACAAACCCGCAATGTTCCAG GATGTGCCGTGGTCCGACTTCGGCTTCCCTGGTCGGAATGGACGGGAGAGCACCCTGTGGGTCGGCTCGGACGGTGCCAACACCCCCTGCCACCAGGACACTTACGGTTGCAACCTGGTTTTGCAGGTCCAAGGAAG GAAAAAATGGTACCTGTTTCCAGTTGGGGACACATGCCATCTGTACCCGACCCGGATCCCATACGAGGAGTCCAGCGTCTTCAGTCAGGTGGACATCACACGGCCCGACATGCGGCGGTTTCCCGCTTTTGCTAGAGCCAGGGCCCACGTGGTCACTCTGCAGCCGGGACAG GTACTGTTTGTCCCCAGGCACTGGTGGCATTATGTGGAGTCACTGGACCCCGTGACAGTCAGCATAAACTCCTGGATTGAGATG GAAGCTGACGACACCGCGCGAGTCGGCGAGGCCCTCACCAGGACCGTCGTCTGCGCGTTAAAAACCCTGCCCAGCCCTGACAACGTCGACGAGTGGCTCAATCCCACTGAG GTCGATGTCCCCACATACGGAGAGAACCTGCGGGATCTCAGCCTGGCTGTACAGGCGTGCACGACGCGTCGGGGTGGTGACAGCTCAGGGCCTGTGAAACGGGATGCCCAGGGGCTGCCCAAACACagtgcgccccctgcaggtccctTACAGCACTGCCCGCCAGATGTCATCCCCTTTGGACCTCACCTCGTGCCGGTTGGTCAGGAGAGTGCAGACGCGTCTTTAGATGAAGGGCCTCAAAGCGTGAATGAGGAGGCGGACAAACTCACTGAGGTTACTGGACCCAGAGCCCTCTCCACCAATGACCTGTTGGAGGCACTG